One Pseudomonas abieticivorans genomic region harbors:
- the murA gene encoding UDP-N-acetylglucosamine 1-carboxyvinyltransferase, whose amino-acid sequence MDKLIITGGVRLDGEIRISGAKNSALPILAATLLCDGPVTVANLPHLHDITTMIELFGRMGIEPVIDEKLSVEIDPRTIKTLIAPYELVKTMRASILVLGPMVARFGEAEVALPGGCAIGSRPVDLHIRGLEAMGAVIDVEGGYIKAKAPEGGLRGANFFFDTVSVTGTENIMMAAALANGRSVLQNAAREPEVVDLANFLIAMGAKISGAGTDTITIDGVKRLGSATYKVMPDRIETGTYLVAAAATGGRVKVKDTDPTILEAVLEKLKEAGAEITTGEDWIELNMHGKRPKAVNVRTAPYPAFPTDMQAQFVSLNAIAEGTGAVIETIFENRFMHVYEMHRMGAHIQVEGNTAIVTGTEKLKGAPVMATDLRASASLVISALIAEGDTLIDRIYHIDRGYECIEEKLQMLGAKIRRVPG is encoded by the coding sequence ATGGACAAACTGATTATTACTGGCGGCGTTCGTCTTGATGGCGAAATCCGTATTTCCGGGGCAAAGAACTCCGCCCTGCCGATCCTGGCCGCCACCCTGCTGTGCGATGGCCCGGTCACGGTTGCCAACCTGCCGCACCTGCACGACATCACCACGATGATCGAGCTGTTCGGCCGCATGGGCATTGAGCCGGTGATCGACGAGAAGCTGAGCGTCGAGATCGACCCGCGCACCATCAAGACCCTGATCGCCCCGTACGAGCTGGTGAAAACCATGCGCGCTTCGATCCTGGTGCTGGGCCCGATGGTTGCCCGTTTCGGCGAAGCCGAAGTCGCGCTGCCTGGCGGTTGCGCCATCGGTTCGCGCCCGGTCGACCTGCACATCCGCGGCCTTGAAGCCATGGGCGCGGTGATCGACGTCGAAGGCGGCTACATCAAGGCCAAGGCGCCGGAAGGCGGCCTGCGTGGCGCTAACTTCTTCTTTGATACCGTTAGCGTAACCGGTACCGAGAACATCATGATGGCCGCGGCCCTGGCCAACGGTCGCAGCGTGCTGCAAAACGCCGCACGCGAGCCGGAAGTAGTCGACCTTGCCAACTTCCTGATCGCCATGGGCGCCAAGATTTCCGGCGCTGGCACCGACACCATCACCATCGACGGCGTGAAGCGCCTGGGTTCGGCCACTTACAAAGTGATGCCTGACCGTATCGAGACCGGTACCTACCTGGTCGCTGCCGCTGCTACCGGTGGCCGCGTCAAGGTCAAGGACACCGATCCGACCATCCTTGAAGCCGTACTGGAAAAACTCAAGGAAGCGGGCGCCGAGATCACCACCGGTGAAGACTGGATCGAGCTGAACATGCACGGCAAGCGTCCGAAGGCTGTGAACGTGCGCACCGCGCCGTACCCGGCATTCCCGACCGACATGCAGGCGCAGTTCGTCTCGCTCAACGCCATCGCCGAAGGCACCGGCGCGGTCATCGAGACGATCTTCGAAAACCGCTTCATGCACGTGTACGAAATGCACCGCATGGGCGCGCACATCCAGGTCGAAGGCAACACCGCTATCGTCACCGGTACCGAGAAGCTTAAGGGCGCGCCAGTGATGGCCACCGACCTGCGCGCCTCTGCCAGCTTGGTGATTTCGGCGCTGATCGCCGAAGGTGATACGCTGATCGATCGCATCTACCACATAGACCGTGGTTATGAGTGCATCGAGGAAAAACTGCAGATGCTGGGCGCCAAGATCCGTCGCGTACCGGGCTAG
- the hisG gene encoding ATP phosphoribosyltransferase, whose translation MLTIALSKGRILDDTLPLLAEAGIVPTENPDKSRKLIIPTTQDDVRLLIVRATDVPTYVEHGAADLGVAGKDVLMEYTGQGLYEPLDLQIAKCKLMTAGAIGAVEPKGRLRVATKFVNVAKRYYAEQGRQVDIIKLYGSMELAPLIGLADKIIDVVDTGNTLRANGLEPQELIATISSRLVVNKASMKMQHARIQALIDTLRKAVESRHRG comes from the coding sequence ATGTTGACCATCGCGCTGTCCAAGGGCCGCATTCTCGACGACACCCTGCCATTGCTGGCAGAGGCGGGCATCGTGCCGACCGAGAATCCGGATAAAAGCCGCAAGCTGATCATCCCCACGACCCAGGACGATGTGCGCCTGCTGATCGTGCGTGCCACCGACGTGCCGACCTATGTCGAGCATGGCGCGGCCGACCTCGGCGTGGCCGGCAAGGACGTGCTGATGGAATACACCGGCCAAGGCCTGTACGAGCCCCTGGACCTGCAGATTGCCAAGTGCAAGCTGATGACCGCCGGTGCCATTGGCGCGGTGGAGCCCAAGGGGCGCCTGCGCGTTGCCACCAAGTTCGTCAATGTGGCCAAGCGTTACTACGCCGAACAAGGCCGCCAGGTCGACATCATCAAACTGTACGGTTCGATGGAGCTGGCGCCGCTGATCGGCCTGGCCGACAAGATCATCGACGTGGTCGACACCGGCAACACGCTGCGTGCCAACGGCCTGGAACCCCAGGAACTGATCGCAACGATCAGCTCGCGGCTGGTGGTGAACAAGGCATCGATGAAGATGCAGCACGCCCGCATCCAGGCGCTGATCGATACCCTGCGCAAGGCTGTGGAGTCGCGACACCGCGGCTGA